The Aquila chrysaetos chrysaetos chromosome 6, bAquChr1.4, whole genome shotgun sequence genome window below encodes:
- the B3GALT6 gene encoding beta-1,3-galactosyltransferase 6: MKLLRLLCRHKTALGLGGLSLFAVVLLYLAKCTSEGLRPLPAPRGLPHNQPAALPPRGARGPHPPAAPPPSPEETAFLAVLITSGPKYSERRSIIRSTWLSAAGRPPHDDIWSRFVIGTGGLGAEELRSLELEQSRHKDLLLLPELRDSYENLTAKVLATYVWLDLHLDFQFALKADDDTFVRLDVLVEELRAKEPRRLYWGFFSGRGRVKSGGKWKESAWVLCDYYLPYALGGGYVISADLVHYLRLSRDYLNMWQSEDVSLGVWLAPIDVKRVHDPRFDTEYKSRGCNNKYIVTHKQSIEDMLEKHQTLAKEGKLCKEEVKLRLSYMYDWGVPPSQCCQRKDGIP, translated from the coding sequence ATGAAGCTGCTGCGCCTGCTGTGCCGCCACAAGACGGCCCTGGGCCTGGGCGGCCTGTCCCTCTTCGCCGTGGTCCTTCTTTACCTGGCCAAGTGCACCTCCGAGGGTCTCCGGCCTCTGCCGGCCCCCCGCGGGCTCCCGCACAACCAACCTGCGGCCCTGCCGCCGCGGGGTGCCAGGGGGCCGCAtcccccggcagccccgccaCCTTCTCCTGAGGAGACCGCCTTCCTGGCCGTCCTCATTACCAGCGGCCCCAAGTACAGCGAGCGTCGCAGCATCATCCGCAGCACGTGGCTGTCGGCCGCCGGGCGTCCCCCCCACGATGACATCTGGAGCCGCTTCGTGATCGGCACGGGTGGGCTCGGGGCAGAGGAGCTTCGTAGCCTGGAGCTAGAGCAGAGCCGGCACAAagacctcctcctcctgccagagcTGCGGGATTCCTACGAGAACCTGACCGCTAAAGTCCTGGCCACCTACGTCTGGCTGGATCTGCACCTGGACTTCCAGTTCGCCCTGAAGGCTGACGACGATACCTTCGTACGCTTGGATGTGCTCGTGGAAGAGCTGAGAGCCAAGGAGCCGCGTCGCCTCTACTGGGGCTTCTTTTCTGGCCGCGGTCGAGTGAAATCTGGTGGCAAATGGAAAGAGAGCGCCTGGGTGCTCTGTGACTACTACCTACCGTACGCTCTGGGTGGCGGTTACGTGATTTCTGCAGACCTGGTGCACTATTTGCGTCTTAGCAGAGACTACCTGAACATGTGGCAGAGTGAAGATGTCTCCCTGGGGGTGTGGCTGGCTCCCATTGATGTGAAGAGAGTGCACGACCCTCGTTTTGACACTGAGTATAAGTCACGAGGTTGCAACAATAAGTACATAGTAACTCATAAGCAAAGCATCGAGGACATGCTGGAAAAGCACCAGACCCTGGCTAAAGAAGGAAAGCTCTGTAAGGAGGAGGTTAAGCTCAGGCTTTCCTACATGTATGACTGGGGAGTGCCTCCTTCACAGTGTTGCCAAAGGAAGGACGGCATCCCGTGA